A stretch of DNA from Lotus japonicus ecotype B-129 chromosome 4, LjGifu_v1.2:
TCACGCACTTAGCAATATGGAATTGGCATAGCAGGTGAGCTGTTGTAGGGAATGTGGCTGTAACGGCATTCATCAAAGCAGTGTCTTTGTCAGTAACCATGACTTTAGGCATGTCCTCTTCTTTAAGTAGCAACCCCCTTAGTTTTTCAAGTGCCCATGTAACTTCAGGCTCGCGTTCATTGCACATGTAGCCAAAACCGATTGTGTATGTGAATCCAACTAATGTCATGCCAATCATCTCCAACAATGGTATCATATACTTGTTGGTCTTGTTACCCCAGTGCGTGTACCTGTCTTCCTCCAACAACCTCATCAAGTGTTGCATCTCTGACAATTGTCCCCTCTTGGCCCTAATGTGTGCCATCCGCTCATTGTACACTTGTCTTATGGTAGTCACATTCTGAGGGTTGGCATCCTTCAATGCAAGAAACATGTTACCAGGCTTCACTCTATTGTCAACCATTTTAGCAACCATATCCTTTTTTTGACTTGTAAGGCGACCGGCATAGGCATGGCCAACCAGAGTCTCGGCTGGCTGATGGTTGTGGTCGCCACGTACTACAGTCAACCTCCACAAACCATATTCTGATGTGTATCTCGCCTTGAGCCTGAACGGACAATCACATTTCATGGTTCCTGTCCCCTTCCGCACCAACACAGGCTTGTATGGTTTGTACTTTCCGCTCATCTCGCACACCAAAGTAGCCACCTGTCTGCCTTTACTCCCACGGCCCTTGCTCCCACAATCAGACCTTCTAATTATGATCACAAACCCATGTTGCTTTCCTACATTCTTAGCCCAATCCAAAAGCTCCTCCCAAGTAGCAAAAACCTACAAAACATTAACACATATACGCATCACATATAAATTCAACTTATTTGACATAAACTCACTCATTGGTTATGAAAATACCCTGTCTGTGGTAAATTGTTCTGTGTAGTCCGCTGCAATTGACACATCATGTATATCTTCTACATTGGCTAATTGCATTTCTTGTGGCATGTTCACTTCATATGACTCAGGGAGActtgtaagacccggttttagggcatattattttcataataatattaaataatattctgtgaattTCTTGTGCTATACgtgatattatgccttttaaaaaggttgattaattgttagaagcaatattaagtctTAGGAACCTCTAGACGTAGATGAGCGCAACGATACGAGCACTTTGAcagtaatattgctagggttctgcgacggtgactttaggtcaaaatcggcccgacaaGGGCGATaagttggcgaatcgagtcgacaaggacgatttcgtgggccacacctcatggggaggtgctgggcatATTTCTGAAAATAttccatgagggaatattcctttcCCCTATTTTTTgagagttttatttaaataaaatgtgtttttattcaaataaaatgtatttaattattttaaaacctataatttattaaataaaaatgttcaaaattattttctggAACATTTATGAGGGCTGGTCGAATATTTGGAGGGAGGAGGGAGAAAAAGACTTTAGAATTTCAAATTAGGGTTTTTATGGTGCATTAAGAGGGGATTTTTGTGATTAATGCACCTAATCACCTAAAAACCACCTTGTTTTGTGTTTGATGGTTTTCTTGAGTGAAAATCTGCTCATATTTTCATAAAGTGGGCGGCCAagcttggagaaggaggagggaaTGGTTTTCCACTTAATTGCTAGTCTTTATGGAGGAGAAAATCAGGGGTTTGATTCCTTTGACTCTCATTAAGTGGGAGGGCTTGAGTGAGAGTTTACAAATCTTTAAAGGGCCTTGACAAATCTGATTTAAAGATTTAAGGATTTAATTTTGAGCCTTCAAGAGTTTTGGTTTTAATGGAAATTAAATGGAGGATTAAAGCATGATTTTAAAGGGAGTTATGGA
This window harbors:
- the LOC130712620 gene encoding uncharacterized protein LOC130712620 — its product is MPQEMQLANVEDIHDVSIAADYTEQFTTDRVFATWEELLDWAKNVGKQHGFVIIIRRSDCGSKGRGSKGRQVATLVCEMSGKYKPYKPVLVRKGTGTMKCDCPFRLKARYTSEYGLWRLTVVRGDHNHQPAETLVGHAYAGRLTSQKKDMVAKMVDNRVKPGNMFLALKDANPQNVTTIRQVYNERMAHIRAKRGQLSEMQHLMRLLEEDRYTHWGNKTNKYMIPLLEMIGMTLVGFTYTIGFGYMCNEREPEVTWALEKLRGLLLKEEDMPKVMVTDKDTALMNAVTATFPTTAHLLCQFHIAKCVKAKCKLTIQDKEMWDDVGDAWNRVMYAESAEEFNAGMNFLRSLVGEHSDLMNYIKETWFPFKHKFVKYGIDRYMHMGNTTTNRVEDAHAKLKACIKDSNSDVCGLDSYT